Below is a window of Clostridium sp. JN-1 DNA.
TAAGTGAGGAAAATCTTTCATGGAGTAACTTGGATGAAGAATGGTGTAAAGATCAGATAACTTCAATAGTTGATGAAACTTTAGAAAATGTACCGGGTTCAATATTTAACAGCTCAAAGAGATATAAATATGAAACAAATAAAGTGAAAAGAATACTTATAACATCTATATGGCTTATAACAAAGCATATGAAAAAAAGTGATTTTAAACCTTTAGGTTATGAAGTTGATTTTAAGAATAATGGCAAGTTTCCACCTATATCTATAGAACTTCATTCAGGTGAGACTGTTACCTTGACAGGTAGAATAGATAGATTAGATGGAATGAGTGAAGAATCAGAAACTTATCTTAGAATAGTAGATTATAAATCTGGCATTAAGGAATTTAAGTTATCAGATGTATATTATGGACTGCAGATGCAGCTTTTAATATATTTGGATGCCATTTTAACAGAGTTTGAAAAGATGTGTGATGGTACTTGCATTCCGGGCGGTATATTATATTTTAAATTGGATGATCCAATTATAAAAGTTGAGCCGAATATAAGTGATGAAGATATAGAAGAACGAATAATGAAAGCTCTTAGGATGAATGGACTTATTTTAAACGATCCTGAGGTAGTAAAAAGGATGGATAATAGTATAAATAAGAGTTCAGACGTAATACCTGTAACTGTGAAAAAAGATGGGAGTATATCAAATTCTCTATCTTCAGTAGCTACATTAGAGCAATTTAATATTTTAAGAAAGTATATACGGGATACAATAGCTGAGCTTTGTGAGCAAATATTAGAGGGAAATATAAACATAAGTCCATGTAAGAATAAGAGAAATACAGCATGTAATTATTGTATTTACTCTTTTATATGTCAATTTGATACCCTTATGAAAGGCAATAAATATAGAAATATGAAAGAAAAGTCAGATCAAGAAGTGTGGAACGAATTACAGAACAGGTATGATAAAGAGGAGTAGTAATGTTTTTTTACTGCTCCTCTCCATTATATTGGAGGTGATAGGGAAAATTAAAAAACTAACTTGAACATCTATATGATTTGAAAAATTCATGTTATATATTTATTATATGAAATATTAAAATATCTGTGCATGATTTATAAAACATTTTTTAATTAAATTAGTTTGTCGTTATTTAATAAGCTGTGCCAATCTAGGTATATACCGTTAAATTCACTTTTTAAGTCTGTGATTAATATAGTGATAATTAAGGAGGGAGTTTTAAATTTACTAGATTGGAGGATTCATACATGGAAAACATCAATTTAGACGATTGTAAATACTTGGGACATGGAGAAAATGGAAAAGTTTATTTAATGCCTAATGGAAAAGCAATCAAAATATGTAAGAATGAAGAGGTTTGTAAGGAAGAATATGAAGTACTTAAAATAGCAAAAAAGAAGAAAAGTCATTATTTCCCTAAAATATATAAAAGAGATGGAAATATAATGATAAGAGAATATGTGGATGGAAAAAACTTGAGGGAATATATTAAAAAGAATGGCTTAAGTAAAAAATTAGCTGTTAATTTAATTAAGATGATTGAAGAATTTAAAAAATTAGGCTTTAAAAGATTAGATATGAGAGGGGCACATATATATGTCGTTAAAAATGAAAAAGTAAAGGTTATAGATCCCTCAATGCAGCTTATAAAAGAAGTAAAATATCCTAGAAGAATGCTTAAGGATTTAAAAAAACTAGAAGTACAAAAAAAGTTTTATAGAGTTTTAAAGAAAAAGAGACCAAAGTTATATCATGATTGGAGGAAACTTGAAAAGCGTAATAACTGAGGCTAGGTATACTGCAAGATGTAACTTTGAGTTACATCTTGTCTATTTAATTACTTATTTAATTCTTTTAGCTGATGTATAATTTCCAAGTACTGATATTTTTACAACATCTCCTGTGTGAGGAGCCTGTATGAATTTATTATCTCCTATATACATCCCAACGTGATAAGCTGGTTTCCCAAAGAACACTAAATCTCCAGGTAAAAGAGATTCTCTATTTGGAACATCTGTTCCAAAGTTTTGCTGGTCCTGTGATAACCTTGGTATTTGTATACCAAAATGTGAGCAAACATATTGAACGAATCCTGAACAATCAAATCCAGGGTTAGGAGAAGTACCGCCCCATACATATTTTATACCTAAAAATTTAAAAGCATAGTTTACCATAGGGTCACTGCTAATTACGGCATTTAAACCTTTTAAATCATCATCGTTTAATTGACTTAAAATAGCATTCTCTGAACTTTTTTGCTCATTTAATAATGATATTTTCTTATTTGCATCTTCTTTTAGTTTTTCAACATCTTTCTTATCCTTTTTTAGTTTTTTACTCTTAAGCTCTATATCTTGTTTATTATGTTTTAAACTTTCAAGAGTATTTTTATCAAAACGAAGTATACTTTTAACAGCAGCTGCTTTATCTGAAAAATCAATTAAATTTTTAGATGATAATATAAGCTCAAGGTAACCTTGACCCATACCATTCATATACACAGCTCTCATTCTTTGTT
It encodes the following:
- a CDS encoding serine/threonine protein kinase produces the protein MENINLDDCKYLGHGENGKVYLMPNGKAIKICKNEEVCKEEYEVLKIAKKKKSHYFPKIYKRDGNIMIREYVDGKNLREYIKKNGLSKKLAVNLIKMIEEFKKLGFKRLDMRGAHIYVVKNEKVKVIDPSMQLIKEVKYPRRMLKDLKKLEVQKKFYRVLKKKRPKLYHDWRKLEKRNN
- a CDS encoding C40 family peptidase, encoding MGLLINITSAGNVTAYPASTQVSPPITPNTNANVEDELEKKIEIIDNDIEKNILDLNTYNAKIKSLETDISKNETDLKNVSSQMQKLNDTSKQRMRAVYMNGMGQGYLELILSSKNLIDFSDKAAAVKSILRFDKNTLESLKHNKQDIELKSKKLKKDKKDVEKLKEDANKKISLLNEQKSSENAILSQLNDDDLKGLNAVISSDPMVNYAFKFLGIKYVWGGTSPNPGFDCSGFVQYVCSHFGIQIPRLSQDQQNFGTDVPNRESLLPGDLVFFGKPAYHVGMYIGDNKFIQAPHTGDVVKISVLGNYTSAKRIK